Proteins from a single region of Aureibacter tunicatorum:
- a CDS encoding DUF1349 domain-containing protein has protein sequence MKKNIFIAIIFIMSLNTTFGQSLNSLNWLNEPEQWNISDNRLTLQVTPQTDFWNKTHYGFTVNDGPFLFAKRSGEFEVTAKLTGKYKTRFDQMGLMFRIDNNHWIKTGIEYVDGVYNFSTVHTINHSSWSVVALKEKPKSIWIKAIRKVDAIEIFYSLDGTNYQMSNIVYFPEHRSIEVGMMAASPDGDGFEATFEDFKIKHTPDSRRLEWLKNNQE, from the coding sequence ATGAAGAAAAACATTTTCATAGCAATTATTTTCATTATGTCGCTTAATACCACTTTCGGACAAAGCCTTAATTCACTTAACTGGCTGAATGAGCCTGAACAATGGAATATTTCAGACAATCGACTCACATTGCAAGTCACACCTCAAACAGATTTTTGGAATAAAACTCATTACGGCTTTACTGTAAATGACGGGCCATTTCTTTTTGCAAAAAGAAGCGGAGAGTTTGAAGTCACTGCAAAATTAACTGGAAAATATAAAACTCGATTTGATCAAATGGGGCTTATGTTCCGAATTGATAATAATCACTGGATAAAAACAGGTATTGAATATGTCGATGGAGTTTATAATTTCAGCACAGTTCACACTATAAATCATAGCTCTTGGAGTGTCGTAGCGCTAAAAGAGAAACCAAAAAGCATCTGGATAAAGGCAATAAGAAAAGTCGATGCTATAGAAATCTTTTACTCTCTAGACGGGACGAATTATCAAATGAGCAATATCGTTTATTTCCCAGAGCATCGTAGCATTGAAGTAGGAATGATGGCTGCTAGCCCTGATGGAGACGGTTTCGAAGCAACATTTGAAGATTTCAAAATCAAACACACTCCTGACTCCAGAAGACTAGAATGGTTAAAAAATAATCAAGAGTAA
- a CDS encoding response regulator transcription factor, whose protein sequence is MDPISRLENEYSKETYDSLRQRTLVLEECIAQMKSYVEIEHCVVVMSDLAEKNNHIFNGSFGDFLGLNPSRYRVIDGIWEREIYEKIHPDDVFQRHLLELEFYNFLQSLPKTERLSYRTNCKLRAMGKDKMYQVISHKSFYLRMSENGSLWLDACVYNFSTSNQPFQGIEGRIINMKTGEFIDVDKFRNSTNMLSSREKEVLRLVGKGSLSKEISSELNISVNTVNRHRQNILQKLKVNNSMEAVKVAIAMNLM, encoded by the coding sequence ATGGATCCAATTTCCCGACTTGAAAATGAATACAGCAAGGAAACTTATGATAGCTTAAGGCAAAGGACATTAGTGCTTGAAGAGTGTATTGCTCAAATGAAGTCTTATGTTGAAATAGAGCACTGTGTGGTTGTAATGTCTGATTTAGCGGAAAAAAACAATCATATTTTCAATGGTTCGTTCGGAGATTTTTTAGGTTTGAATCCTTCAAGGTATAGAGTGATCGATGGAATTTGGGAACGGGAAATATATGAGAAAATACATCCAGACGATGTGTTTCAAAGACATTTGTTGGAATTGGAGTTTTACAATTTTCTTCAATCTTTGCCTAAGACTGAGCGTTTGAGTTATCGCACGAATTGCAAACTAAGAGCAATGGGCAAAGACAAGATGTATCAAGTTATTTCACATAAGAGTTTTTATTTAAGAATGAGTGAAAATGGAAGTCTTTGGTTGGATGCCTGTGTTTACAATTTTTCAACATCCAACCAACCCTTTCAAGGTATTGAAGGTCGTATTATCAATATGAAAACGGGTGAATTCATTGATGTTGATAAGTTCAGGAATAGTACTAATATGCTGAGCTCAAGAGAAAAGGAAGTTCTTAGATTAGTAGGCAAAGGAAGCCTTAGTAAAGAGATTTCATCGGAATTGAACATTAGCGTCAATACTGTAAATCGACATCGTCAAAATATATTGCAAAAGTTGAAAGTGAATAATTCAATGGAGGCTGTAAAGGTGGCTATTGCGATGAATTTAATGTAG